The window CGCGGTCGACGACCTCCACGCCTGGCAGGTCTGCAGCCAGATCACGGTCGCGACCGTCCACCTCGAAACGGACGCCGAGACGATGGCGGATGCTGAGGCAGTGACCCGACGCGTACACGCGGAACTCGAGGCTCACGATGTCGATCACGCGACCGTCGAACTGTGTCCGTCGTACGCTGCTCGCGACGTCCACCTCAACGCGCACTGCCACTGACCGAGCTACAGTTTTTCGGACGGTCAGCCGCTGTCCCGGAGAATTGAACGACTACGTCGGTGGCAACCCGCTGCCGAAAAGCGAGGGAGGGTGCATGGTGAAGGCGGCGTGCTGATGATAACGCCGAACGGGTTCCTCACCTCGCTGGTCCAACATTTCTCCGATGACAGAATAAACGTGATGGCCGGTTCTCCGTTCTGTCAGCCCAAAATCGTATTCGCGGTACAGTGACTACTATATATGAATCCGGAGAGAAAACGGATCCATCTAGATTCGATATATGTCTTATTCCCGGCGGCTACTGAATCCGCTTCCGTTCACATACAAATACTCTTTCAAACGTAGATCTGACTTCGAGCGACCGTATATCGAGGACGCGAGGAGGATTATACGGCGTTATACCCGTAGCCGACGGAGAACATGACCAGATACCGCAAATGGACTCGACGACCGTAAAACGGTCAAACACAGCGAAGAGAGTGGTTCGATCGCTTCACGAGTCACTCGACCGACCGTTCTCTACGCGGAATCGAATATTGTCTGTATCTATAGTAGTATTGGAAACCGATAAAATCTGGAAAGGCCGTGTTGCGTGACGTCACTAGCGCGGTCACTCACACCAGTAGCGACAGTTCGTACTGGAATGACGATCCCTCTCCCTCGAGTCCCGATCACTCCCAGAAATCGGGAATGCGGGATGCCCTTAGGAGCGTGTGGCAACTACCTTCGCGTATGGCCGCCGCCCAACGGACGTCGCTTCCCCGCCCGCCGAAAACGTTCACGGACCGCGAGGAGCGGCGAATCTCGATCCACGAGTACGACGGTGAGCTGGGGCCGCTGCAGGAGATGTACGCGCATTTCGGCGACGACTCGCGGACACAGGGATTACCGCCCAGAAGCGAGGACCGAACTGTTGAGTGGCTTTCCGAGTTGCTCGAGGAGGGACTGAACGTCGTGGCCCGCCACGAGGGCGACGTCGTCGGACACGCCGTCCTGATTCCGTACGATTCGACGTCCGAACTCGCGATTTTCGTTCGGCCGGCGTACCAGTCCGCCGGAATCGGGACGCACCTCATCGGCTGTTTGCTCGGCCACGGGCAGGCCAACGGGCTGACGCACGTGTGGCTCACCGTCGCTCGGACGAACCGGATTGCGATGAACCTCTATCGCTCGGCGGGATTCGAGATCACCGAGCGAGACCGTGGCGAGTACGAAATGGAGCGGGAGTTATAGACCGTCGTCGGATTCGTGTCGACCCTCTCTCTTCAGCGACTGTAGACTTGTGTTTCGTTCTCGACAATTCTCGTCACCTGTCTCCGATCCGTTCTATTTGCCGTGTAACGGCCCAGCAGAGAATCGTTTGCGAGGAAGGGGCCGCCCTCGAGTCTCGAGCGGGGCCGGGTCGAGATCGAACTGGATCTACAGTAATCGCGAGTAATCCGCGGCGTCGCCGCCGCCCGATTAGATGTCGACGGGTTCGTCCCGCTCGGCGGCCTCGTGGATCGCCTCGATCGTTCGGAGATCCTCGAGCCCGTGGCGGCCGTCCGGAAGGATCGGTTCGTCGCCGAGGACGCGGTCGGCGAAGTAGTCGAACTCCTCGCGCATCTCCTCGACTTCCGTGAAGTCGGTATCCTCGATGGTCGCCTCGACGCTGCCCGAGGAAAGGTGCAGCGTGGCCTCGCCGTGGAACGCGGGCGAG is drawn from Halopiger aswanensis and contains these coding sequences:
- a CDS encoding GNAT family N-acetyltransferase; protein product: MAAAQRTSLPRPPKTFTDREERRISIHEYDGELGPLQEMYAHFGDDSRTQGLPPRSEDRTVEWLSELLEEGLNVVARHEGDVVGHAVLIPYDSTSELAIFVRPAYQSAGIGTHLIGCLLGHGQANGLTHVWLTVARTNRIAMNLYRSAGFEITERDRGEYEMEREL